The bacterium genome contains the following window.
TGTGCGTGCCGCGCTCAAAGCATACGACAACGGTTCACCGGCAGTGCGCGATAAAATGGTCAATTTGTTTCTGCGAGAGTTTTTGGGTAATGCTCACAAACAAACAAAGAACAAGTTTAAAGATAAATACGGACTATATCCACCAGCTTTCCTGACTATTTCCCCCGGTGGAACATGTAACCTGCGCTGCAAAGATTGTTATGCTACAAGCGCTCCGAAAAATATGCCGTCGCTTTCAGCGGAAACTGTGGAGAAAATACTCGATGAGAAATACAACGAATGGGGCAGTTGGTTCACCGTTGTTTCCGGCGGCGAACCGTTTATGTGGCGCGACGGCGATATAGACATTATCGAAATCGCAAGGCGGCACCCGGAGCAGTATTTCCTCGTCTATACAAACGGCACGCTTATCGACGAAAAGACCGCAGCGCGACTCGCCGAGGTGGGGAATATGACGATGGCAATCTCGGTCGAGGGATTCGAGAAGGAAACCGACGAACGCCGTGGGAAAGGAACATACAAACGCATCCTTACCGCTTTCGAGAACCTGCGAAATGCCGGTGTGCCGTTCGGTATCTCGGTGACGGCAACCCCCGAAAATGCCGAACTTCTTATCTCGAAAGAGATGATAAAGTTCTACTTTGACGAGCAGGGCGTGCTTTACGAATGGCTCTTCCAGTATATGCCAATCGGGCGCGGGGTCGAAGTAAAAAAGCAGGTTCCGCCGGAAATGCGCCGTAACATGTGGGCACGCGAGCAGGAGATTGTCCGCAAAGAACGGCTCTTCTTCGCCGATTTCTGGAACAGTGGAACATTCTCTTATGGATGTATTGCCGGCGGTCGTTCGTGCGGCTATCTGTATATCGATTGGAACGGCAATATCTACCCGTGCGTCTTCGTCCCGTTCTGGAAGGACAACATCAACGATCTCTACGCACAGGGAAAAACGCTGACAGATGCGCTGTTCTCCGACCTTTTCTCCGGCGTGCGCGAGTGGCAGCGCTCATATAATTACCAGAAGCCGCCACATGAAAAGGGCAATGAAATACGGCCTTGTTTCATACGCGACCACCACAAAGTGGCGCACGACCTATTTATCAAAACCGATGCCAAGCCGGGTTATCCATCGGCGGCGCTGTGTCTGCACGACCAGGAATACTACGATGCGATGCTCCGCTACGACGATGAAGTCGCGAAATTGCTCGACCCGATATGGGAAAAACACTATCGCGAATCGTGAGCGGGCAACTGGAAATATAATATTGCTTACACGCAATCACGGTCTATAGAAATAGAAGGAGGTGAGATTATGAATAACTGGTTGAGAAAGCCGATAAATTGGTTCAAAAGGTTATGGAGCAACATTCGCAAACTTATTTAATGTATTTCAAAGGACAAACAAATGCGTAAATTCGCCGAAATATCAGTTACGAAACACGTGGTCTATTTGAAATGGCACAAAAATGTGCGGAAAGGGGAAAAATGATTATTTATTGCGGTCCTCGATGTTGAACAGAAAACCTGGAAAGAAAAATTTGGAGAAAAATAACTAACACCCCCATCGGGGGAAGGAGGAGATTATGGCATTGGAAAAGTGTAAGACGGTCGATGAGTGGCTGCAGATCGGCAACCTTATTGTCCAGGCCGACGATCAGACAATCGGAACCGTAACCGGGGATTGCCAGCGAGGATACTGTGGAAGTAATGTAGGTCGGCACCGGCCGACGGCTGGCGCGATATTTTCGTCCGACATAATGTGACAAATATTCCAAATCGGACGTAGAAAATAGCGTGCCAGCCGGCGGGGTCGCTTCTTAAGTAGCATTTAACTTGATGGCTGTTGCGGTTGTGTTAATTTTGTTTTTACAAACCGCAGGGTCCAGGCATGCCTCAACCGCATAAGCTTTTTCACTCTCAGTAAATCCCCCCTGACAGTGGGGGAGTAGAGTGTAGTATAGGATGAAAATCGGACTGTATCAAATCTTTTTGTGCAATTTTGGTAAAAAAAATTACATCACGAAATAGGCTTAATTAATAACGAATGCACTATTATCTTGTTTAACAATAAATTAGCAATTATCCAGCATTAACTCCTCGTTGTTTTTCATGAGAAATATTTTGCTTTTTCGTTGACTTTGTTATCCTTGGAAGATATGTTCTAAAGCTATTTACAAGGTGCATTGTGCACCGGGTGTGTTCTAATTATTTAAAATGGATTTTCAAGAAGGAGAACAAATGTCAGACGCATTAGCAAAGTTCATGGAGAAGATTAAAGCCAAAGATCCGGGTCAGCCAGAGTTCCATCAGGCAGTGTATGAAGTTGCAGAGAGCCTTATGCCTTTCATCGAGGCGAATCCGAAATATCAAAAAGCCAAGATTCTTGAGAGAATGGCCGAGCCTGAGAGAGTTATCACGTTTCGTGTGCCATGGGTTGATGATAAGGGAGATGTTCAGTTAAATCGCGGTTTCCGGATACAAATGAACGGTGCCATAGGTCCTTATAAGGGCGGCCTTCGTTTCCATCGTAGTGTAAATCTTAGTATTCTTAAATTCCTTGCTTTCGAGCAGGTTTTCAAGAACGCGCTAACTACGCTTCCCATGGGTGGTGGCAAGGGTGGTTCGGATTTCGATCCTGTTGGTAAATCAGAGGGTGAAGTTATGCGTTTTTGTAATTCCTTTATGATGGAGCTTGTCCGTTATATTGGACCTAACACCGATGTTCCAGCGGGTGATATTGGTGTTGGTGGTCGCGAGATCGGCTACCTTTTTGGTATGTATAAAAAGCTTCGCAACGAATGGACAGGTGTTCTCACTGGTAAAGGTAGAAATTGGGGTGGAAGCATCGTTCGTCCTGAAGCCACCGGTTTCGGTGTTGTTTATTTCGCCGAGGAGATGTTGAAGACCAAGAATAATTCACTCGATGGCAAGACTGTCGTTATCTCTGGTTTCGGTAATGTTGCATGGGGTGCAGTAACCAAGTGTAACGATCTTGGAGCTAAAGTAGTTACCCTTTCCGGCCCTGATGGCTATATTTATGATCCAGACGGGATCAAGGGCGAGAAAATCGACTACATGCTCGAAATGCGCGCCAGTTGCCGCGATAAGGTTCAGGATTATGCGGACAAATTTGGTGTACAGTTCTTCCCCGGCAAGAGGCCATGGGAGGTTAAAGCCGATGTTTATCTACCTTGCGCTACACAGAACGAATTAGATAAAGCCGATGCCGAGAATATAATCAAGAATGGTGGCATTTGTGTTAGTGAGGGTGCGAATATGCCAAGCACGCCCGAAGCTGTTAATGTTTTTATTGAAAACAAACTTCTTTACACGCCGGGCAAGGCCTCCAATGCAGGTGGCGTTTCTGTTAGCGGACTGGAGATGACGCAAAACGCGATGCATATATACTGGACTTCTGAGGAAGTAGATAACCAGCTCAAAAACATCATGAAAGCTATTCATCAGCAGTGCGTCGAGCACGGAACTAAGAATGGTTATACAAACTATGTTAATGGTGCTAATATTGCTGGTTTTATCAAGGTTGCGGATTCGATGATCCAGCAAGGCCCAATCTCCTAGATATTAGGCCTAGACCAGGACTATTAAAGAAAATTCCCCGAGCTTATAGCTTGGGGAATTTCTTTTAAAATAAATAGGGATCGGTTTTTTCGATAGAATCACGAATATTTTTCCCGCAAAAATCCCCTTCATACCTTTACCACTCGACCCGCGCCAGCGCTTTATGTTATTTTGAATTTTGCATATCGCAAGATTGATCGATAACGAGTGTAATTTATTTAGTTGTGATTAGAGATAACAATAGGCGATCAGTTTCTGGTCGCCTATTTAATAGGGGTGGGTTTTTAAGAGATAGAAATTAAGTTTTATTTTCTTCATAGACAAGAATATCGCCCGGTTGGCAATCGAGGGTTTTGCATATTGCTTCAAGTGTGGAAAAACGGATAGCTTTGGCTTTGCCTGTTTTCAATACAGAGAGGTTTTGAGGTGTTATTCCCACGTTTTCTGCGAGATCGTTGAGTTTCATTTTACGAATTGCGAGCATGACATCTAGGTTTACTATTATTGACATTTCATGCTCCTAAATTGTTAGTTCTTGTTCTTCGCGTAGTGCGCGACCTTCGTCCATTATCCATGAGACCACATAAATGAGTAGTCCTATGATTAGTGCGGTCAAATTTATAATTAAGCCGGGCTGCGCTTTCACCTCCTCGGAGAGAAGCACCGAAGTTATGGCAAAACTTGCAATTGCTTTTACAACTGCAAATAGTATAAGTGTTTCGCCGATTCGGCGTATGCGCATGATATTTTCTGCATAAAAGATTTTGCCTTGCTCATAAAGTCGAAAAAGTTCTTTACCGTGCCATATTCCTCTTAGAAAAACGGCGATTGTTGCCCAAATCGCTATGATTATCGGTATTCGAGCAGACCTAACAAGGTCGGTTACCGGTATTATTTGGCGATCGAAGGTAAATTGGATATCATCGGGGAAGTTATTGTAAAAGACCATGAGAATTCCAAGAATAAGAATGGAGACAAGTGTGATCCAGAATATAAATTGTCCGCCAATTCTAAAAATTTTGCTTGCTAATTTTATTCTTCTCATTGTTACCCCTTAAATAAAAATAAAACCTGTTGAAGGGTCGAAGAAGAATATTATCGCCAAAGAAAGGGCCAAAAGAGGGAACATCATTGCCGATGCTATCTTATCGACTGCATTTTCGGCGTTAGCTATAGCGTTTGTTTTTTTCGAGTTTTTTTCCTCATCGACTTCACTGAAATTAGTTTTGTTTTTCCTCGACATTTTGAAACCTCCGTTTTTAAAATTTCTCAACTTCAAAGGACAAAATAAGAATAAAAAAACGAATGTCAAGAACTTTTTATCGTTAAACGATAAAATATATATAAATAGCGATATTTATTGATTGTTATACGTTTTGCAAGTTAGCAAAAAGGCTTTTTACAAAATATTATACAAGTCCATTTTTTAGCCTTGACATATTGTTTACTCAGGTTATTATAATATCGCTTGAGTGCGGGCGTAACTCAGTTGGTAGAGTTTCAGCTTCCCAAGCTGGCTGTCGCGGGTTCGAATCCCGTCGCCCGCTTTTTTAATAAAAAGGCCATGAGCCTTTTTGTTTTTTGGGAAAGGTATTTCACCTAGTGCTTCAAATAGTTGAGATAGAACCTAGATCACCTGCAAATAGAGCAGGTTTATTGAAGGACGATGTTATAGTTTCTGCAGGCGGGAAAACTATACGTGATGCCTTGGATATCGAGTTTTATATCGAAGGTGAAACCTATATCGATCTTCTTATTGAGCGTGGCGATAAAGAAATTCCAATAAGATTATTAAATCTCGGCTTAAAGCCTTCGGGAATTATAGTAGAACCTCTCAAAATAAGGCACTGTGGTAATAAATGCGTATTTTGTTTTGTCGATCAACAACCTAAAGGCCTTCGTGATAGCCTATATATTAAGGATGAGGATGTTCGATTCAGCTTCATTTATGGTAACTATGTTACACTGACAAACACACCCGAATGGGAGATAAAACGAGTTATTGAACAGAAGATGTCGCCACTTTATATCAGTGTTCATTCAACCGATGAGGAAATAAGACGTAATTTATTAAGTAATAAAAAGATAAAGCCAATATTTCCTCTGCTTCATCACCTAACGGAAAACGGCATTGCTATCCACTCTCAAATAGTCGTTGTGCCGGGCTATAATTCTAACACTAAGCAACTCGAATCGACAATAAAAAAGCTTTATTCGCTTGGTGAGAATAGTTTATCATGCGCACTTGTTCCTCTAGGTATCACTGACTATCGCAGGGAATTAGCCTCTTTAGAATCAATAAATTTTGAACAGGCGAAGGATATAATCTTTATGTCAAACAACATAAGGGATTCCATTGAAAGGCCTGAGTTTCTGCAACTTGCCGATGAATTTTTTGTTTTAGCTGGAGAGAATTTTCCTCAGAGCGACTATTACGATGATTATCCACAGTTGGAAAATGGTGTGGGGATGGCTAGACTTTTCATCGACGACACCATTAATGCTTTAAACGATAATAAGATAGCTAATATTTTATCAGATAAAACTATAGATATTGTTACAGGTCTATCTGCGGCGGAGCTTTTTAAGAAACTGCTACCAAAAGACCTTGGCATTAAGGGGTGTTTAACGCGCATAATTGGAGTGAAAAACAGCTTTTGGGGAAATAAAGTGAATGTAGCTAATTTATTAACAGGCAAAGACATAGTAAGTGTCATTTCCAATTCTGATGCGGATTATATTTTTCTTCCACCTAAAGTTTTAAATGAAGATGGCTTATTTCTTGATGGAATGAGTATCGAAACCCTCCAGACAAGCGTAAAAGGACGTGTTATGAGCGGCATGTCCTATCTTTCTGAAATACAAGAAGTTATATTAAATAATTAAAATAATACAAAAGTATATAATAACGCTAAAATCATATATAATAATAAGTTATAGCTTATACTTTAAAAAGACCTTGACTTCATAGTCTATATTAAATATACTTTAATCAGTTACAGCATGGGGTTATGTCGTTTTGGTAGAGTAACGCTGTAACCTATTGTTATGATAAAACTTCGGTATATGGAGGTTAACGGCTGTGGGATTGCCCATTGTTGCGATAATCGGCAGACCAAATGTAGGCAAATCTACATTGTTCAATAGGTTTTCTAAATCGAACAATGCAGTGGTCGATAATACGCCCGGTGTTACTAGAGACAGAAACTATTCTGTGGTTAACTGGGGGTCTAGAAGCCTAGTTGTTGTTGATACTGGAGGGCTTGTAATTGCACCTCGCGGCGAAATGGAGCTTTCAGTAACCAAGCAAGCAGAAATAGCGGCTTCAGAAGCTGACGTTGTCATTTTTGTTGTTGAAAAAACGATTACTCCAGAGGATAAAGAGATTGCCAATAGACTTAGAATTGAAAAATTCCCGGTTTTGCTTGCTGTTAATAAGATCGATTCTGAAAAAGAAATACAAATGGCCGCCGATGCATGGAGTTTAGCGATTGGTGAACCTCATTCTATATCAGCAAAAAATGGAAGGGGAGTAGCCGATCTTTTAGATCGTATAATGGAAGTATTGCCTGAATCAGGGAAGGGAGAGGAATCTCACGGCGAGATAAGAATTGCAGTGATTGGTAAACCCAATGTTGGCAAGTCTAGTTTTGTAAATAAACTACTAGGTGAGGAAAAACTTATAGTCGATTCAAGGCCGGGAACAACCAGAGATCCAATAGATACACATTTCACCTATAATGGTAAAAAATGGGTTTTTACAGATACTGCTGGTCTTCTTAGAAAACAGCAATATGGTATCGAGTATTATAGTTCATTGAGGACAGTCTCTGCAGTTAAACGTAGCGACGTGGTTTTCCTTCTAACCGATGCCGAAGTGGGGTTCAAGCAACAGGACAAGCGTATTGCTGGCATGTCCATAGATTTTATTAAGGGCATTGTTATCGGAATTAATAAATGGGATCTTATCGAAGCTGAAACGAACACTGCAGCGGAAAAAAGAAAAGAAATACTTGCTGAGGCTAATTTCCTCAGGTTTTCACCATTAATTACACTTTCCGCGTTAACTGGACAAAGGGTCAGGAAAGTTCTTCAATTGCTCGAAACCGTTGCGGAAGAACGTAAAAAGCGAATCCCTACATCAGAATTTAACAATTTTATTGAAAGAATAAAAATAAAGAATCCCCCTCCTATTGTTCAGGGTAAGAGGTCGAATATTCTATATGCCACTCAGGAGGGAATTAATCCACCTGTTTTTGTGTTATTTTGTAGGGGAATTAAATTTATTTCTCAGAATTATAAGAGATTCATTATCAACTCGATCCGCTCTGAATATGGTTTCGAGGGTGTGTCAATAAAAGTGGTCTTTCGCGAACATAAACGCGAGAGGGAACTTGTATGACAACCGCTTTAGCGATAATATTCGCCTATTTGCTCGGTTCGATGCCATTTGGGTATATCATTTACAAGATGCGTAAAGGTGGAGATATTCGCAAAACAGGAAGCGCAGCCACCGGCGCTACTAATGTTGCCCGTAGTCTAGGTATAGTTTACGCTATTATTGTGACTGTCCTTGATGTCTCTAAAGGTTTTTTCCCTGTGCTTTTGTCGATGCACTTATGGCCGACTAATCAATGGCTTCATGTCGCTGTGGCTATAGCAGCAATAATTGGTCATTGTTTTCCAATATGGATCAATTTTAGGGGTGGTAAGGGAGTAAATACTGCACTTGGAACAGCCTTTGCAATTTCCTGGCCAGCTGCTATTATTGCAATTGGGTTTTTCGGGGT
Protein-coding sequences here:
- a CDS encoding radical SAM protein — translated: MSIVKESPITNFLTKQVANIGSIVGVWKVAVPPLEKVGRKLYVDRGDPIKLGSRRQREDRFYIASNVVRAALKAYDNGSPAVRDKMVNLFLREFLGNAHKQTKNKFKDKYGLYPPAFLTISPGGTCNLRCKDCYATSAPKNMPSLSAETVEKILDEKYNEWGSWFTVVSGGEPFMWRDGDIDIIEIARRHPEQYFLVYTNGTLIDEKTAARLAEVGNMTMAISVEGFEKETDERRGKGTYKRILTAFENLRNAGVPFGISVTATPENAELLISKEMIKFYFDEQGVLYEWLFQYMPIGRGVEVKKQVPPEMRRNMWAREQEIVRKERLFFADFWNSGTFSYGCIAGGRSCGYLYIDWNGNIYPCVFVPFWKDNINDLYAQGKTLTDALFSDLFSGVREWQRSYNYQKPPHEKGNEIRPCFIRDHHKVAHDLFIKTDAKPGYPSAALCLHDQEYYDAMLRYDDEVAKLLDPIWEKHYRES
- the der gene encoding ribosome biogenesis GTPase Der, yielding MGLPIVAIIGRPNVGKSTLFNRFSKSNNAVVDNTPGVTRDRNYSVVNWGSRSLVVVDTGGLVIAPRGEMELSVTKQAEIAASEADVVIFVVEKTITPEDKEIANRLRIEKFPVLLAVNKIDSEKEIQMAADAWSLAIGEPHSISAKNGRGVADLLDRIMEVLPESGKGEESHGEIRIAVIGKPNVGKSSFVNKLLGEEKLIVDSRPGTTRDPIDTHFTYNGKKWVFTDTAGLLRKQQYGIEYYSSLRTVSAVKRSDVVFLLTDAEVGFKQQDKRIAGMSIDFIKGIVIGINKWDLIEAETNTAAEKRKEILAEANFLRFSPLITLSALTGQRVRKVLQLLETVAEERKKRIPTSEFNNFIERIKIKNPPPIVQGKRSNILYATQEGINPPVFVLFCRGIKFISQNYKRFIINSIRSEYGFEGVSIKVVFREHKRERELV
- the plsY gene encoding glycerol-3-phosphate 1-O-acyltransferase PlsY, producing MTTALAIIFAYLLGSMPFGYIIYKMRKGGDIRKTGSAATGATNVARSLGIVYAIIVTVLDVSKGFFPVLLSMHLWPTNQWLHVAVAIAAIIGHCFPIWINFRGGKGVNTALGTAFAISWPAAIIAIGFFGVVFFVFKFVSIASLAAACVFSISILIFGSFIDAHHIAIEVYAIFLPAIIIFSHRSNIQRLIKGKELKPIKSEK
- a CDS encoding helix-turn-helix transcriptional regulator, giving the protein MSIIVNLDVMLAIRKMKLNDLAENVGITPQNLSVLKTGKAKAIRFSTLEAICKTLDCQPGDILVYEENKT
- a CDS encoding DUF2975 domain-containing protein, whose amino-acid sequence is MRRIKLASKIFRIGGQFIFWITLVSILILGILMVFYNNFPDDIQFTFDRQIIPVTDLVRSARIPIIIAIWATIAVFLRGIWHGKELFRLYEQGKIFYAENIMRIRRIGETLILFAVVKAIASFAITSVLLSEEVKAQPGLIINLTALIIGLLIYVVSWIMDEGRALREEQELTI
- the gdhA gene encoding NADP-specific glutamate dehydrogenase encodes the protein MDFQEGEQMSDALAKFMEKIKAKDPGQPEFHQAVYEVAESLMPFIEANPKYQKAKILERMAEPERVITFRVPWVDDKGDVQLNRGFRIQMNGAIGPYKGGLRFHRSVNLSILKFLAFEQVFKNALTTLPMGGGKGGSDFDPVGKSEGEVMRFCNSFMMELVRYIGPNTDVPAGDIGVGGREIGYLFGMYKKLRNEWTGVLTGKGRNWGGSIVRPEATGFGVVYFAEEMLKTKNNSLDGKTVVISGFGNVAWGAVTKCNDLGAKVVTLSGPDGYIYDPDGIKGEKIDYMLEMRASCRDKVQDYADKFGVQFFPGKRPWEVKADVYLPCATQNELDKADAENIIKNGGICVSEGANMPSTPEAVNVFIENKLLYTPGKASNAGGVSVSGLEMTQNAMHIYWTSEEVDNQLKNIMKAIHQQCVEHGTKNGYTNYVNGANIAGFIKVADSMIQQGPIS
- a CDS encoding DUF512 domain-containing protein, translating into MLQIVEIEPRSPANRAGLLKDDVIVSAGGKTIRDALDIEFYIEGETYIDLLIERGDKEIPIRLLNLGLKPSGIIVEPLKIRHCGNKCVFCFVDQQPKGLRDSLYIKDEDVRFSFIYGNYVTLTNTPEWEIKRVIEQKMSPLYISVHSTDEEIRRNLLSNKKIKPIFPLLHHLTENGIAIHSQIVVVPGYNSNTKQLESTIKKLYSLGENSLSCALVPLGITDYRRELASLESINFEQAKDIIFMSNNIRDSIERPEFLQLADEFFVLAGENFPQSDYYDDYPQLENGVGMARLFIDDTINALNDNKIANILSDKTIDIVTGLSAAELFKKLLPKDLGIKGCLTRIIGVKNSFWGNKVNVANLLTGKDIVSVISNSDADYIFLPPKVLNEDGLFLDGMSIETLQTSVKGRVMSGMSYLSEIQEVILNN